The genomic stretch CTTCACTGGGATAATATATCGGGATGGCATAACAATGATGCCCATAGTTTTGCGACTACCTCCGATGACCTTTTTTCGATTTCTATGATCTCCATTAATTCGGGATATGCGGTAGGTAAAAAAGGGGTAATTTACCACTACGACGGAGCCTGGCATACCGATCACCACGCGAATTCAGGAACCAATCAAGATCTCAATGGTATCTCCTGCTTTAACAGTGCTGGGACTGACTATTGTTGGGCTGTAGGAAATAAAAATGCTGGGATACTCCATTGGGACAATGTGTCATGGCACAACAACGACTCACATGGATTGTTGACTACCCCGGAAGACATGGGATCCATCTCTATGATTTCAACCAATTTAGGATGGGCTGTGGGTAAAAATGGAACCCTTTACCATTATGGCGGAGGAATTTGGCATACGGGAGATTTTCATTCTACCTCTCCAACCGGGGAAGATTTAAACGGAATTCATTGTGTGGATGTGAACAATTGTTGGGGGGTAGGAAAGAATGGGACTTTAATCCGTTGGGATGGAGCCTCCTGGTCTTTGTACGGTGGGGCAAATGCCACCATGCTTCGATGGGACGGGACTTCATGGAGCGATTTTTCTGGAACCCTACCCGCAGGGGTTGATGAAATCATGTCCATATCGATGCTTTCCTACGCTGATGGATGGGCGGTTGGGAATAGATCCAATGGAAATTTAAATATACTCCGTTGGAACGGGAGCAATTGGAATGTGTCTTCCGGTTTACCCGGTCCCGCTGTCAATGAAGACCTTGAATCTGTGTACCCGGTTTCTTCTTCAGACGTGTGGGCAGTTGGAAACAGGAACGCTGGAATTTTTCATTGGAATGGGCTTTCCTGGCACAGTAACGATACCCACAGCCTAGGGGCTTCTGCAGAAGACCTCCTCAGCGTTTTTATGGTTTCACAAACATCTGGATGGGCAGTAGGAATAAACGGAAAGATCTACCATTACGATGGGACTTGGCATGATACTCATCATGCTGCATCCCCCACAGGGGAAGACCTCAACAGTGTCCATTGTTTAGATAGCAATAACTGTTGGGCGGTGGGAAGGAATGGGGTGATTTTGCGTTACAGCGCGCCCTCTTGGGTCTTAGAGCTTTTTCCTCCAACAGGCCAAGAGCTTAATAAAGTTTCATGCAGTTCTTCGGTTTTTTGTTGGGCAGTTGGAAACAGGGCTGGTGGGAATGTCACCATCATTCAATGGGATGGTTTTAATTGGGTGGTGTCCCCTGGTTTGCCCAGTCCCCCCGTCAATGAGGACTTGGAGTCAGTCTATGGCTTTTCAGCAAACGATGGATGGGCGGCAGGAAAAAATGGAACCCTTCTTCACTGGGATGGCCTGAATTGGAGTCAGGATGTTCAATCAAGTGTCGTTACCACCAGCCAGTTGAATGGGAATTCATTGGTAGGGGCTTTTCACCCTGTAACGGATTGGAGGGAGGTTTATTGAGAACCATTCCTCCAAAAGGCCCATTTGATGTAGGTTCAAAAAGCTAAAAATTTTCACAAGACTGTAGAAATTTAAATTTGGATTCAAAGTTCTTTTTAAAAATTTATTAAAGAGGTTGAATGAAGACATCCGAGGTTCTTGAAAAAGTTAAAATTCCGCGACACAAACTCTACTATCTTGAGCAAAAAGGCTACATTGTTCCTAAAAGGGTTCCCATGGGGGATCTCGAATCCCGTGAGTTTGACAATGAGGATTTGATCAAAATTCAATTAATCTGGAAGTTTCTCAAAAGGGGTTTCAGACATAAAATTGCTTATCAAAAAGCTATGGAAGAGATGAAAAACCCCAAATCAAAAAGAGAAAATGGTGGCCAAGGTGTTTGATTGGATGAGAAAGCAAAAACCTTTTCTGGGAGTGGATATCGGAAGCGCGTCCATTAAAGTGGTGCAGTTGGTTCCGTCCGGGCGGGGGGTTCGGCTTAAGCATGCCAGTTTGATTGAATTACAACCCCAGAATGGAACGGAATCGGAAACCCCGGTCCAATCTGTTTCGAAGTTGCTGAGGCGGGAAAAAAATTTGGCCAAAGAAAGGTTGGCCACCCTTTTTTCAGGCCCAAATGTCATCATTCGTTATTTGACCCTCCCCAAAATGCCTCTTGGGGAGTTGGAAGAGGCGGTTCGATGGGAAGCGAAGAAGCAAACCACACAACCTCTAGAAGATTTTGTAGTGGATTTCTTTGTGATGGGAGAAACACAGCACAATGAAATAAAACGAAA from Nitrospiria bacterium encodes the following:
- a CDS encoding MerR family transcriptional regulator, translating into MKTSEVLEKVKIPRHKLYYLEQKGYIVPKRVPMGDLESREFDNEDLIKIQLIWKFLKRGFRHKIAYQKAMEEMKNPKSKRENGGQGV